ATCTGGCGGACGAGGCGGCCTCTGTGAGGACTCGGCGCGCCTTTGTGCGCAGAGTCGCTAAAGTACACCCTCTATAGCACACACGAGATACTCCGCCGAGCTTCACAAGGTGCAAAGGTAGTTCATTTTTCTCCACACTCACGCGAAGCTCACGAGTGGGAGCAAGTGGCGAAGACTGCCGATCCCCTTAGTGATGCGGTGCCAACGGCATCAACTGGTGCGTCTATCCGTGTCCTGCACCtcctttgttctctctctctgtcgtaCCCATGTTCTTTCACTGTGCAAAGCGGGGATCGCGGTGCCAAGATGCCGTGCATCCTGTACATGCGTCCTTGCAAGTCCtttcttgtctctcttctcctctacGACTCTCACTTCCCTCATGTTCTTCTTCTGTCTACCCTGCTCAACGCTTCCTCTCTACATGGGTGTACACACGCGTGTGGCTGTATACTGCAGGGCTCATCCACGCGTGTCACGTGACGATCCTCTCCAGCACATTCTAAAACGCCTCCGTTGTTTGTCTCACCACTCTAGCTCTCTGGGGAGCGAAACCACCTCGGCGCCGGGAACTACTCGTCAAAACGCATTCGGCGCATCGGCTTACCACGTAACACGCGCCGACAGGTacgctgccctccccccctcagcGGGGGTCGTCGATCATATACGTGGGTTTTGGGCACTCAGCAGCGGGTCTTCTTTTACTATGCACCACATCCGCGGCCTGGTGCGACATGCGGGACGCAATGTCCTGCGTGCACTCGAGACTCAACAAACTACACCATTTCCCCAAGCATGCCTGTGTCGTGTGGAGCTGGTGGACGTGCATGGCGAGCGCCGGACCGTGACGCTGCTTCACCCTGGCACGTTGTTGAAGATGTTGAAGGGGATGACGCCCGCAGAGGCTCTTGGAGCACTCGAGCGTGTAGCACAGCAACTCAATGCACCCCCGCAAGTGACTTCTACCGGCGCAACACCCTCAACCGAAAGCAACGCGGGGTCGTCGAGTTGGGCACTTGACGCGGAGGCTGCCATACCTCAGTTATATGTAAAGGATGAAGTGCACGTCACCTGCACCGAGGTGCAGAGGCGGCACAGCCGCTTTATTGCCAAGATGCGCGGCCGCTTCTTGTCCTCTGACCCTGCCGCCGTCGAGGCCGCCTTGCAAGGGTGGCTAAAGAAGTCGCCAAAGGACTTGGGCGCCGTGGAGGCGGCAGAATACAGCGGAATGGTAGAGTCGCTGGCTATGACTGACCCAACCGCTGCCATCGCGCTTGCCATcaacccctctctcccaagtctctctgcagctgccagTGCGGCTCTGGCGGAGCTGGTTCAACTGAACACTCCGGCCGCCGTACACGCCTTTCTGGAGTCCTTCGCGGGCAAAGATGAATCGGCTTCGTTGGCGTCAGACTCGTGTGCGACCCAACTAGCCTTGCGTCTGCGCCGCGAGATCGACAAAGCACGGTCCAAGGAAAGTCGGCTGGCGATGTCGGTTCCTAGCAGGGTGTCGCAACGCCCCGCCCATGGAATGGACGACTTATTAAGCGAAGCTACCCACTTCTCGATCGACCCGGGTGTCGTTTTCCCAATGGAGCCTGCCTCGATACAAGCCTGGGCGAACCAGTTTTTCTGTTTCGACATGCGGCCCGTGAACCGTGCCGCGGCTGTGCTCGAACAGGTACGCCAGCGACGTCTGCAGCCGCGACGTGTTGCTATGGACTCATTGAGTGTGTGGACGCTGACGGATCTTGAGCGCCCATGGCTAAAGTTTGCGCTCGAGTCATCTGCTCAGGGGCTGAGTGCGACGGACGACACCTACGGAAGCGCAGCCTATCATCTTGCCCTGAAAGATGCGAAGCGGAACTTGGTGGACAACCGCCTGTTGCACACCTATGCCAGCGCCCTTGCACGTGGCGACATCTCTCCATTAGATGACTCTTTCGCCGCGTACTTAGAGGAATGTGGCGAGTGCCACGGCACCGTCATCTCTGAGCGCCCCTCCGTCATTCGCTTCACCTTGAGACGTGTGCCAGATGGTGTTCCACTGCTGCGTGCACTACACGATCTTGCACCGAAGTGTTCCTACTGGCGTACCCTTCTCGACCACCTTGCCGACACGTGCGTGCAGGCCTCGACGGCACCGATGGGTGAGGTCAAGGTAGAGGTACAACTGCCGCGCGTCCACGAGtgcgtcgcagcagccgcagcgggtGAGATGAAGTTGCCGACCATACCAGTTCTTTACGAGGATGACGATGTTCTTGTTATTGACAAACCTGCCGGACTGGCAACATCGCGCCATGGACTGAGTTGCACGCAGCTCGGGACCCAAACGACTGACCTCATTTCCGTGCTACTCGCCACAGACCGCGCCGGCGCACTTGCCAGGGGTGTCTTTCGTCAAGGGCAGGTGCACCGTCTCGACGTGGAGACGAGTGGGTGTCTGCTCATCGCCAAGTCTAACGTGGCAGCGGACTCACTGCGTCACCAAATCGGTACGAGCGCAGCCTTCTCCCACCACACCAAAATATACCACGCTCTGTGTGTTGTGCTGGAGCCGTCGCTACGCAATGTTCGACTGCATGGTGATATCATCGACGCTGCGGACCCAAAGATCAAAACTCGATACCGCGTGATTCGTTTTTTTCCAAAGCACAGGGTTGTGTGGGTGGAGTGTCGCATCCAGCAAGGCAAGAAGCACCAGATCCGCCGCCACCTGGCAAGTCGTGGCTTTCCTATCCTTGCCGACATGGATCATGGTGGCGCGGTGTGCTGTCAGTCGATCATGAGTCGGACCGCTCTGCACGCGCATAGCCTCTCCTTCATCCATCCCATCACAGGAGACCCCATCATTGCCACGGCACCTCTTCCCGAGGATTTTCGATGCTgcctcgagctgctgcacggcacAGATGCACATATTagcgtggggggggaggcagcgtgaaaggaagggagggtAACCAAGAAGGTATTTGTGGCAGCCCAGCATGTCAGTCTCACACGACAGTGTGTCTTCGTCTTCACAGTACGACTTGTAAACAGGCAGGCAATGCTGACTGACGCACTGAAGTGCGAAAGCAGAGAcacaggaaagagggggacgGGGGTTGTCAGGTAGGCGCGCACTTGAGCATGACGCCCCTCCTGGTGCCCATACTCTCTTGTCTTCTCGTCTTTTTGTTTCCCGACGCCttgtcgctggtgctgcgtcacTGTCGGTCAGACTTTCCACCTTTCGGCGCTCGCTTCGTCCTCTCATATGTGTTAGCtactacacacacacactctcgctctctctctgtttctcttcctAGTTCTCTTCTCGACACCGCTATTTGGTCGCACCTTTGCTTCTTGTGTGTTCGCGTGCAGAAGCGTCGcgttcgctgccgctccatctctgcagcagcagcagaccccccccccccaaaaggAAAGAAATCCACCGCGTTGCCTCATTCATTTTTGCTTNNNNNNNNNNNNNNNNNNNNNNNNNNNNNNNNNNNNNNNNNNNNNNNNNNNNNNNNNNNNNNNNNNNNNNNNNNNNNNNNNNNNNNNNNNNNNNNNNNNNNNNNNNNNNNNNNNNNNNNNNNNNNNNNNNNNNNNNNNNNNNNNNNNNNNNNNNNNNNNNNNNNNNNNNNNNNNNNNNNNNNNNNNNNNNNNNNNNNNNNNNNNNNNNNNNNNNNNNNNNNNNNNNNNNNNNNNNNNNNNNNNNNNNNNNNNNNNNNATTTTTGCTTTGGATTTGTTGTGCACTAAGAGGTGcacgcttcttctcccccatAGCGTGCTCAACACACTCGAGCATTAGTGGCAAACTGCACCCACCCCAGCCAACGCTTTGCGTGTTCTCCTGAATCGTACCTCTTCCACCCCGTTTACtttgtgtgtacgtgtggcAGGGTGTGGGGGACTGCTCTCTACGAATGATGTGGCTACCTTAACGTGGCTTCTCGATCCAACCTCTGCTGACTGCGTGCACTTGAGATGTGATTGGCGCACCCGCAATCACACAAACTTCATAAGACTGGAGGCTGAGTGACCGTCTTGCGTagtctttctctcttcttcggtGTCACTGACATGTCGGCGCTAGCGCAGCTCGAGAAGCAGCTGAATATCCTCGACGCGTTGAATCGAGCCAGCGCAAAGGCTATCGACTCGTTCGCCGACACCTCGAGTGCCATCTCAGTTCGCGCAAATGAGATCATACGCGACGTTAAGCCATGGGATGTGGCGCAGGAGAACATCACCCTCACCATCGAGGAAATGTCGAAAGCGGCGCGTTGTTATCATCCTCCACCCGCCCTACCAGCGGTGCTGAGCGGAAAGGAGTCGAGCTTGGAAGCCATCACACGATGCATCGACTACCTTGTCTACGCGGATGATTACCTAGCGAGCCACCCACCGAACCACTACGGGGCAGAGATCGAGGCCAGGACAGAGATCCAGTTGCAGCAGATTGTGCGCATCAGCGAAAATTTTGTGAAGACGGCCTTCATCAACGCACTGCAACGGAGCAAGGTGTCGCAGCCCAGCGCCGGGGTAGGAGGGCCGACAAGCCAGACAGGAGTTCGCTTCAGCGGTGTCCCACAGCTGAGCAGCACCCTGAAGCCGACGGCAAACCGACTGATCCGCAATGAGGCAGCGCTACAGGGCGTCGATCAGAttgtgcagcgcctcggcgagAACTTCAATCGAACGGATTGCATTCGAAAAGACGTGCGGAGACTATTTGAGGAAAAGCTGGTAGCGGCAATACAGGCGCAATTTGATGGCACGTACCGCGACGAGGAAACGGGAAAGAGCGCACTAACATCGCGCTCCTCTGTGCTTCCAGTGCTGAGACACTACCAGCACGGAGACCATGGACTGCTGCGCATCAGTGAGTCGGCACGGGATCTGGTGACggacgcgtgtgcgtgcctgcagcAGTATGTACTCGAGCCGCTGGAAGACGACTATTCCGTGGCGGACATCCCGAGCGAGTTGGCCACCGTTGTCTTCGAGGTAATTTATCGGCGTGCCATCAGGGTTATCCAGGTCGATACCTCCTTCTTTAGCAACCCGACGAAGCTATTCGTCGACTCGCGCGGCCAAGGAGCCGGCCTCTTCCCGACACCCCGCTACTTCCGGGACTACATCTTCATTGGGCTCGACCTCATGGAGGAGTTTTGGAAGTGGAAGACCTTGTCGAAATCGATCCCTGGCGAGAACAGGGACTTCGTTGACCACGTCGATGACTCAGTGGACAACTTCATCTACCGAATCCGTGAGCTGCTGGATGGGTACGTCAACGCGAAAGGGGgactggagaaggaggcgctgAAAGAGTACGCGCGATCCATGCGCCGCACGGAGTGGTTTCCCTCCGTCGACTGCACGGTGCACGAGTCGGCGACGAACGTCCTTTACTTCCACAAGGCGCTACTCACCTCCTTCTACGGCTCACTGCGCATTGTGTTGTATGGCAGCATCATTGCTGCCAACGCCGATTACGAGTCGCGccaggaggtggaggatTACCTCACTCGCGGTGTGATTGGTGCGGTGGACGACCTGCGGACATTggcagaagcggcggcagagctTCAGCAGGAAATGCTAGCCAAGCGCAATCACCGTACAAAGCCcgactccctctctctcctcagcagcgacgtgcgaTTTTCCGTGGACATCTTCATGATCAACAACTTGTGCTTCTTGGAGGAAAACTATCGTCGCGAGGCGTGCTTCACGACACGACTCGCAGAAGCGGTGCCACCAGCAATCTCCTTGCGTGTAGGAGCCATTGAACGCAAAGACGCCGCGGAACCACCCCCGCCTGATCTGCCGCTTTCCCAGCTCTTCAACATACTCAACTCGGAGCGGCTGCAACACGTGAACGCTTTCGGTGCGAGCTGGCATGAGTGTTTTCCCGCCTTTTCAGTCCACTCCGAGCTGATGTCTATCGAGCCGCGATCAACGAAGGAGCTTCGCAAGTCGCAGCGTATGGCAGTAAAACAATGGTGTCGACGTGTGACCGGCGCTCTTTTGAAGAAGATTCACTACTGCAATGTGGAGGTTGTGATGGATATCAAGTCCCGTACCAAGCTCATTGACGTTTCCATCGCCGCGGTGCGGGACTGCTTCGATCGCATGGAGGCGGTGTTGAATGGCCGCACCTGGTCCACACAACCGCAGAAGTGGATGCCTTTTACACTCACCGAGTGGGAAGAGCAAATCCGGCAGTCATTTTgacttttccccttcttttttttttttaggggtgggtgggagaggtGATTCGCTGCTGTAGCTGCCTTGCTGacaggcacacatacacacgcacacatcagCACCACTCCTACCGTTGTATGGGCGAGGCTGTGGCGCGCACCAATTTCGCTGTGACTGTGACGAGGCCTCTTTCTGTTGTACTTGACCGCTGTAGAGTCTACTCGGTGTTGAATAGGGACGATTTTTTCTCGTGCCTTCGCACGCCTCGATCACTGCATTTTTTTGTGCTGTGTCGAGAGAATGGCTTGCGTGGGTTCCTTGTTGGCGCGGCTTGGCTTTGTTGTGCTGCTCGTCGATTTCGCTCCTTggcacctcttcctctttccggTAGGGAACCTCGTGATGACACGAATTGCATGAAATAGAAGCACCCGCTGCGGGGCTTGATTGTCTACACTActaggggaggaggggttgaCCTCCGATAGGATCTAATGTCCAGGTAGACGGCAAGTAGGCAGAGAGCCTGCTGTCCACCTGCTCTTGTTGCTGTGAAGTAGCCCTCCATCGCCCTCActgccttccctcccttctccgctCTACAACAGTGGCAATCTTGCCTGTCTGCTTTGtccccatcgccgccgccatcgtctCATCTCACGTTCTTAATCCACATATGCTCCTGCTTCAGCACTCGCGCCTTTCTCTGTTTGTTACTCACGCTGCCTGTGTTGGAATACAGGTAGAGTAGGCTCATCTCCGGCCCCTCTCCGTCCCTTTCTGATAGTGTCTATACAAGAGTCTTTTTGACACCTTCCCatccgccgccactgctcttcctctcgtcTCTTTCATCCCTTAGGttatatgtatatatacaTCTATAACATATAtgctaccccctccccccgtcacctccaccgcctgGACATACGCCGATCTCTTCTGTCCTCCATGAGGGATGGCACACCATCTCCTATCCCCCTTGGACGCCACGGCGAAACTCCCTGTACGCCAAAAGGAGTTCAAGTTTGATTCCCTCTGCGTGAACGCCGACGACCGCCTCACCGACGGTATGGCGATCAAGTCAGAGGAGCGGCGCGGCTTCCGCCCACACACGAGGCTGCACCCCTCGAACGCAGGGCGTACGCGGGGTCGCACAGGCGGCGCCTTAGAGATAGGCTTCATGGAATCCCTACCTTTCCGNNNNNNNNNNNNNNNNNNNNNNNNNNNNNNNNNNNNNNNNNNNNNNNNNNNNNNNNNNNNNNNNNNNNNNNNNNNNNNNNNNNNNNNNNNNNNNNNNNNNGAATGAGGCACTTGTCGAGGAAAAACCTTCTCACGTTGTCCGGCCTCGCGCACGTCAGCTGCGCGCGTCTGAGGGAAACACAGATCCCCTCTCTATTCCCTGCGTGAAAGCGAAGGGCAGTGTAGCCCGTTCGCTCCACGCAACACCGACCGCGAACCCGTCAACACAGAGCCTGTGGGTGGAAGGCAGTTCTGTGCTCAACCAAGGCGCAGGGCTTGTCTCTGCGGCGGTCGCCCATCGTTCTGACAGCGTTTCACCAGAGTCGCCGCCTCAAGGAGGTGTGGGAGGCGGTGTGTCTGGCGAAGACTCGCGCGCTGTGCGGCGTTGTGAAACTGTTCATGCAGTTCTTCATCGATCGGGGACGTACGCAACTCCTACAAGTATTGGCGATAAAGTGGTCTCCGATGccttggcggtggcgcgctgctCCGTCATAGCAAACGCACTTGCTGGCACGAGGCGGAACGTTGTGCGCACCTTTTGTTCACGACGATTGTGTGCTGCGCGCGACCCTGTGTCGGGCCCTCGTCTACTCCCGAACATTGCACGGCTGGAGAGTCCTAAATTTGCGATGACCTTCTTCTCGAGCGTGCCAGGCGggacggcgtcgtcgctcgATGACTCGTACGCCTCGCCGAGTCACAGCGTTAGCGATTAcctggaggaggaagaagtcCATCGTATCAAGCAGCTCTACTTTGACTATTTTGACTGCGAACCTGTTAGTATTAGCTCTGTGGGGACGTCAGGGAGCGACATGTCGATGTTCGCCTACGGTGCTACTGCATCTCCACGGCCGTCCAGCTCCGTTTCAAGGGGCGACCGCCGTAGCTTCTCTCAGCGCGCTTCCAATACAATGTGAATATGGAGCTGAAGGATGCTTTCTTATTTCATGAGCGTTGGGCGcacgtgcgtgggtgtgtgcgtttgtgctgGTAGCTCTGTATTGTGCTTTCTACGCTTGTTTCCCATTCCTCTCACGCAGTACTACTACTGGGAGGAGGGGCCGCACATGTTCACAGGTGCGTACTTGCATACCAGCGCTTTGCCGCTACACAATCCCATTACTCTTGCGTTTTTGTTGTGTAGTGCTGCATGGGCAATGCAGCCCcaagcgtgtgcgtgtgtacagcGCGCAtgtgcttcttctcctccctgcCCTGTGGCGCTTTTTCCTTCATTCTGCACAGCTGCCGCCTGCCCGCATGCTCTGCCGAAAGAAAACAGGAGACAAAGCAGACAGAACTGCGCCGTACATCTTCCACAGCAAATGACTGTCGCCCTTCTTTGACTTCCCCACTCCCCTGCGCGCTTCACTTTCAGGGCTGCTCTTCCGCACCTCGGCGTCGCTGGAATGTTGGAAAAGGGATAAGGACAAAGGGAAGAAGTGAGGCAGAAAGTGAGGCCCGCAGCGCGGTTACTTCTcttgtcgtcgccgccagtGACGTCTGTATGTACTTGTGAGGCAACTAAAAAGTGGTGTGGCTCACCTTTTGTCATGCTGTGTCGTTGCCCTACGAGTGTCATACACGCTTGAATCGATGCTGCGCaaccaccccctccccctcacccgcTGGGTTCCGCGTTCACAGTCGCTAAGCTGAAGGCGGTTATCCTTCCTGTGACGGCTAGGCAGCTCTCCTGTGCGCATGCAGCGTCGTTGACCACCTCAGCTTCGCATtacacttttttttcttcttttcacctcttctccccgtCGTCATAGCTTCGAGCGGAGCACCTGCTcagtcgccgctgccaactAACGAGTCAGGTACGTTAGGTGGTGTGCGGCTTGTgaagcgagaaggggggagggcggccTTCTCTCTTACACCGGGCCGCGCCGATGCAGCGCGATACGCGCGAGCTAAATCCTGGGCGTGCCGACTTTTGGGAGCACTTCTACGATCCGGAGGCTGGGCGGCTGCAGGAAAAGGAGCTGCACCACCGGAAAGCACACGAAATAGCGCGACGTGGGAGCCTCATGTATCACTACGAGTGGTTTATGGAGTACCCACTGTACGAGGATGCATTGAAGGCCTGTATCCAAACCGTCCCGACGGTGCTCCCCACCCATGGCCCTACCCGCATCCTTCATGCGGGAtgcggcaacagcagttTTTGCGATCatgcagagcagctgctgtcggACCTGGACCctgccctttcctcttcctccacacgTGCGCCTGAGGTGCTCAACGTCGACATCTGCCAGAACTTAATCACTCTTCTCGCGCGCCACTTCCCCTCACGGCTGTATGCGGTGGGCAACTGCTGCGACTTGCACGTGTCGTCTTCGCCATCGGTGCCCTTTTCAAGTGATACTATCTGGTACAGCCGCGACACGGCCTTGCAACTTCACACTGTATTGCAAAGCTCCGTAGATATTGTGTTCGATAAGGGGACTGCAGATGCCCTTCTCAGCGCCTTCGCGGGTGAGTTCAACCCAAACATGGAATCCTACATGGGTGAGATGCTTAAGATTCTTCGTCCAGGCggccttttcttcctcatcTCGATCAACAGTGAGGATGTGGTGAACCCTTACGTACTCTCCGCCGAGGATGGAGTGAAGTCGTTCCAGCTAGCATACATGGATGTGATTGAGCTGGCCTCACAGGATCTTCGGCATGTTCGCGTGGAGACTCTCGGATCCCGCTACAACTGCTACGGGTACACCGTCGTGGCGTCTGCTTCTATAGAGTAGTAGTCATTTCCGTAAGGTGCTGGGCAGTGGTGTCCGTTAAGAATTGAACAAGCAATACGCGAGCACCGACACGCCGAGTAAGTGTGGTGCGTCACCTGCTGAGCGAGACGGcacaaacaaagaaaaaagggcaCGATGCACCCTTCgcttacccccccccctccccctcctctcttcccttggCTCCCGTCCCGAACGACCGTCCTATGTGTCACCAAGCTACATCCTGTTTCCATtggcctcctctctttccgccTACATACCTAAGAATCAACGCGCAGACGGGTCCGCCAAAAGGGGCCGCACATTATTCTGATTTCCATTCGtgtccctcccccgctctcCGCACTCTATCGCCATCATGTCAAGTCGCTACCATTTGTCGTCCGCGCCGGATTCGTCGCCGGCAGAAGCCGCCAAGTACGTTCATCCCGTTTCCGCTCGCGTGCTGCACGCCGCGCCATTTCTTGGGTACATCCCGGTCTTCAGCGTGACTCTCAGGTCATTCCACCCCAAATTTGTGCTTTCGATTTGCTTGCAGCGCTTGTTCGAGAAGGGCCTCGCCAATGGGCTGATGCGACTGTCGATCCAGCCGGTGCTGACGGGCCGCTACGGACTCACTGGCGCCGTGTACCAGCGCCTGTCCACCCTCTACTCGTTGGGTTGGGCCATCAACGCATTTATCACCGTCATGGCGGACACGTTTGCGCTGTTTGGGTACACAAAACGGTGGTACGGCGTTTTGTCGGCggtgggcggcggcgtgttCGCGCTGCTGTACGGGCTTCTGCCGGCGAAGGAGTCGAGCGCGAAGCCTGCCGCCATCTTCATGTTCTTGACGGCACTGTTCATGAGCAACATCGACGTCTTCGCTGTCGCGTTGTACAGCGAGCAAATCCGCTGTCGCCCAGCTGCCGGGCCAGCACTGGTGAGCTGGATGTGGGGCACGGCGCTTATCGGTATTATGATCTCCAGCATAATTCAAGGTCCCCTCTCCGACAATGGGTTAACTCACTTTGGTGTGTACATGACAGCCGCAATCCTGCTGTTATCGGGCCTACTGTTTGTGTTCAACCTGTTCGAGGAGCGACGGAACTGTGCAGCCCGCTTGGAGGACGCCAAGGTGGAGTTTCTTCAGAACGCCAAGAACACGAGCATCGACGGCACGGCCGGCctgccgccatcaccgcagAAGCGAGATGCGAAGCTGACCGCTGATAGTAACAtcaacgaggaggatgacgaggaggaggcagccgcGATGGATGCGCGAGGCTTCGTGCGGCCGCACGTGGACACCTACCTCTGCGGCGCCGTGGAAGTGAACCGAGACGTCATGCTGCGCTACTGGCGGATGGCACTGTTTTGCCTGATCCTCACACTCGGTGTGATAGCGAACGTCGTCGTGAACATCTTTGGCACGCGGTGGGACATTATGTATGCCTGCATCACCGTggaagtggtggtgtgcgTCAGCTCCTTCTTCACGTTGCCGCTGGCCGTTGCAAAAGTTGTGGTGTTCATGTATTTCAACGCCATCTTGTATGTGAACCTCCCAGGCGTGCTGAACACCTTCTACGTGGCAAAGCCAGCATGCCTCCCCGATGGGCCGCACTTTTCGTACACGTTCTACAACGCCATGAATGGCATTCTGGGTAATATTGCCGGCATCAGTGGCACCATGGTGTTCGCGCACCTCTTTCCTAACCACAGCTACCGGTTTGTCATGAGCCTCTCCGCTGTTCTGTTGCCGGCCGCCTCTATGTTCGATCTGATCATCTTGAAACGCTGGAACCTGGCCATTGGTATCCCTGATCACGCCATGTACATTTTTGGTGACGCCATCATCTACGAAGCATGTGATATGCTCCTCAACATGCCCATGATGATGCTCATGTGCCGCATTGCGCCGTGTGGGGCTGAGTCGATGGTGTTTGCGTTGCTCGCGAGTATTTACCACCTCGGCACCTCGACTTCGTCCGCCATAGGTTACCTGCTGATGGAAACGATTTGGCCGGTTGTCACGACAGGCACGTGTGActacagcaacgcgccgtGGCTGGTGATCACTGGGCACATTGTCACACCTGTTCTCATCTTCCCCCTAGCTTACGTTCTCCTCCCATCGGCGCGCATCAGTGACCACATTGACCACACGGGTCGAAAGGTAAGAGAGGTGGAGCTCTCAGAGCGGagtgctgaagcagctgagGAGCCGGTTTCTATCCCAACGAGGCCATGCAGCTAGTAAATCGCTGCTGTTTCGGTTCTCGTTGGACAGCGCAGGGCGAAAGAACCCAGttgaagaagggggggggggtagtcCGATGCACGCTACCTacgctacccccccccccctgtgtAGCTCTGGGCGTATGTCCGCCTGAGCTTGtggctgttttttttttgtttgcccTTTGTTTATTTGTTTGTGTCATTTGTCttctgcggcagcaggaggggggggtccGGTCATCGCgaccctccctcctctcccctgcgGGGTCGCCGCCCTGCTTTCCGGCACCATCCTCTCTATCGTTTATTTATTTGTCCAAGCTGTCTACTCGACGGCTTCGAAGAAGAGCCCTACCTCATTTTCCAGACGCGTGAGAGGCATCCCTATTTTCTT
This DNA window, taken from Leishmania panamensis strain MHOM/PA/94/PSC-1 chromosome 34 sequence, encodes the following:
- a CDS encoding hypothetical protein (TriTrypDB/GeneDB-style sysID: LpmP.34.4960.B~partially sequenced multicopy gene); the encoded protein is NEALVEEKPSHVVRPRARQLRASEGNTDPLSIPCVKAKGSVARSLHATPTANPSTQSLWVEGSSVLNQGAGLVSAAVAHRSDSVSPESPPQGGVGGGVSGEDSRAVRRCETVHAVLHRSGTYATPTSIGDKVVSDALAVARCSVIANALAGTRRNVVRTFCSRRLCAARDPVSGPRLLPNIARLESPKFAMTFFSSVPGGTASSLDDSYASPSHSVSDYLEEEEVHRIKQLYFDYFDCEPVSISSVGTSGSDMSMFAYGATASPRPSSSVSRGDRRSFSQRASNTM
- a CDS encoding hypothetical protein (TriTrypDB/GeneDB-style sysID: LpmP.34.4960.A~partially sequenced multicopy gene), which produces MAHHLLSPLDATAKLPVRQKEFKFDSLCVNADDRLTDGMAIKSEERRGFRPHTRLHPSNAGRTRGRTGGALEIGFMESLPFR
- a CDS encoding pseudouridine synthase, putative (TriTrypDB/GeneDB-style sysID: LpmP.34.4940) — encoded protein: MHHIRGLVRHAGRNVLRALETQQTTPFPQACLCRVELVDVHGERRTVTLLHPGTLLKMLKGMTPAEALGALERVAQQLNAPPQVTSTGATPSTESNAGSSSWALDAEAAIPQLYVKDEVHVTCTEVQRRHSRFIAKMRGRFLSSDPAAVEAALQGWLKKSPKDLGAVEAAEYSGMVESLAMTDPTAAIALAINPSLPSLSAAASAALAELVQLNTPAAVHAFLESFAGKDESASLASDSCATQLALRLRREIDKARSKESRLAMSVPSRVSQRPAHGMDDLLSEATHFSIDPGVVFPMEPASIQAWANQFFCFDMRPVNRAAAVLEQVRQRRLQPRRVAMDSLSVWTLTDLERPWLKFALESSAQGLSATDDTYGSAAYHLALKDAKRNLVDNRLLHTYASALARGDISPLDDSFAAYLEECGECHGTVISERPSVIRFTLRRVPDGVPLLRALHDLAPKCSYWRTLLDHLADTCVQASTAPMGEVKVEVQLPRVHECVAAAAAGEMKLPTIPVLYEDDDVLVIDKPAGLATSRHGLSCTQLGTQTTDLISVLLATDRAGALARGVFRQGQVHRLDVETSGCLLIAKSNVAADSLRHQIGTSAAFSHHTKIYHALCVVLEPSLRNVRLHGDIIDAADPKIKTRYRVIRFFPKHRVVWVECRIQQGKKHQIRRHLASRGFPILADMDHGGAVCCQSIMSRTALHAHSLSFIHPITGDPIIATAPLPEDFRCCLELLHGTDAHISVGGEAA
- a CDS encoding hypothetical protein (TriTrypDB/GeneDB-style sysID: LpmP.34.4950), producing MSALAQLEKQLNILDALNRASAKAIDSFADTSSAISVRANEIIRDVKPWDVAQENITLTIEEMSKAARCYHPPPALPAVLSGKESSLEAITRCIDYLVYADDYLASHPPNHYGAEIEARTEIQLQQIVRISENFVKTAFINALQRSKVSQPSAGVGGPTSQTGVRFSGVPQLSSTLKPTANRLIRNEAALQGVDQIVQRLGENFNRTDCIRKDVRRLFEEKLVAAIQAQFDGTYRDEETGKSALTSRSSVLPVLRHYQHGDHGLLRISESARDLVTDACACLQQYVLEPLEDDYSVADIPSELATVVFEVIYRRAIRVIQVDTSFFSNPTKLFVDSRGQGAGLFPTPRYFRDYIFIGLDLMEEFWKWKTLSKSIPGENRDFVDHVDDSVDNFIYRIRELLDGYVNAKGGLEKEALKEYARSMRRTEWFPSVDCTVHESATNVLYFHKALLTSFYGSLRIVLYGSIIAANADYESRQEVEDYLTRGVIGAVDDLRTLAEAAAELQQEMLAKRNHRTKPDSLSLLSSDVRFSVDIFMINNLCFLEENYRREACFTTRLAEAVPPAISLRVGAIERKDAAEPPPPDLPLSQLFNILNSERLQHVNAFGASWHECFPAFSVHSELMSIEPRSTKELRKSQRMAVKQWCRRVTGALLKKIHYCNVEVVMDIKSRTKLIDVSIAAVRDCFDRMEAVLNGRTWSTQPQKWMPFTLTEWEEQIRQSF
- a CDS encoding hypothetical protein (TriTrypDB/GeneDB-style sysID: LpmP.34.4970); its protein translation is MQRDTRELNPGRADFWEHFYDPEAGRLQEKELHHRKAHEIARRGSLMYHYEWFMEYPLYEDALKACIQTVPTVLPTHGPTRILHAGCGNSSFCDHAEQLLSDLDPALSSSSTRAPEVLNVDICQNLITLLARHFPSRLYAVGNCCDLHVSSSPSVPFSSDTIWYSRDTALQLHTVLQSSVDIVFDKGTADALLSAFAGEFNPNMESYMGEMLKILRPGGLFFLISINSEDVVNPYVLSAEDGVKSFQLAYMDVIELASQDLRHVRVETLGSRYNCYGYTVVASASIE